One stretch of Xanthomonas sp. DAR 35659 DNA includes these proteins:
- a CDS encoding acetyl-CoA hydrolase/transferase C-terminal domain-containing protein gives MTDHLEDLDATVDLILHRIPGALRIGAPLGIGKPHRLLNALYDRVAADPARPMQLYTALSLNPPAAGGDGLEGRFARPFVQRHFGDDFPKLKYVQAMQRDALPAHIQVEEFYMQSGGLLHSAQAQRGYTSLNYTHAADAVAQRAPNLIVQKVAREPGGTRLSFSCNNDITQDTLDAVRRRGLPRPLLVAEIDPQLPWIGGCAVVDATFFDVVVGPPGPYPRLFGLPRQPVADADYAIGLYASTLVRDGGTLQIGIGTLADALCHALVLRHTDNARYRQVLAALDPALETHPAVRECGGLAPFSVGLFGCSEMLNEGFRQLVQCGVIRRKVLDDAELMQRMADGRADADDHARLQRDGEYLQGAFYLGSPEFYAWLREMAPEARAGIGMHRISAINQLYGDEALRRLQRREARFFNSCMMATALGAAVSDALDDGRVVSGVGGQYNFVAMAHALDDARSVLMFRATRGEGKALQSNLRWNYGHTTIPRHLRDLYINEYGIADLRGLTDEDCVTTMTGLADAAFQPALLQQARQARKLGAAFVAPAHWQRNTAERVRAALAPFRADGTLPDYPLGSDFTAVEQRLLRALAWLKRSTAGRGARLATVARALLSREAGDAACLQRMALEAPRGLGERVQARLLAYALRRTAAG, from the coding sequence ATGACCGACCACCTCGAAGACCTCGACGCCACCGTCGACCTGATCCTGCACCGCATTCCCGGCGCATTGCGCATCGGCGCGCCGCTGGGCATCGGCAAGCCGCACCGCCTGCTCAATGCGCTCTACGACCGGGTCGCCGCCGATCCGGCGCGGCCGATGCAGCTGTACACCGCCCTGTCGCTGAACCCGCCGGCGGCCGGCGGCGACGGCCTGGAAGGACGCTTCGCGCGCCCGTTCGTGCAGCGCCATTTCGGCGACGATTTCCCCAAGCTCAAGTACGTGCAGGCCATGCAGCGCGACGCGCTGCCGGCGCACATCCAGGTCGAGGAGTTCTACATGCAGTCCGGTGGGCTGCTGCACTCGGCGCAGGCGCAGCGCGGCTACACCAGCCTCAACTACACCCATGCCGCCGACGCGGTGGCGCAGCGCGCGCCGAACCTGATCGTGCAGAAGGTCGCGCGCGAACCCGGCGGCACGCGCCTGTCGTTCTCGTGCAACAACGACATCACCCAGGACACGCTGGACGCGGTGCGCCGGCGCGGCCTGCCGCGGCCGTTGCTGGTGGCCGAGATCGATCCGCAGCTGCCGTGGATCGGCGGCTGCGCGGTGGTGGATGCGACGTTCTTCGACGTGGTGGTCGGCCCGCCGGGCCCGTACCCGCGCCTGTTCGGCCTGCCGCGGCAACCGGTGGCCGATGCCGACTACGCGATCGGCCTGTACGCCAGCACCCTGGTGCGCGATGGCGGCACCCTGCAGATCGGCATCGGCACCCTGGCCGATGCGCTGTGCCACGCGCTGGTGCTGCGGCACACCGACAACGCGCGCTACCGGCAGGTGCTGGCGGCGCTGGATCCGGCGCTGGAGACGCATCCGGCGGTGCGCGAGTGCGGCGGACTGGCGCCGTTCTCGGTCGGCCTGTTCGGCTGCAGCGAGATGCTCAACGAAGGCTTCCGGCAACTGGTCCAGTGCGGCGTGATCCGGCGCAAGGTGCTCGACGATGCCGAGCTGATGCAGCGCATGGCCGACGGCCGCGCCGACGCCGACGACCACGCGCGGCTGCAGCGCGACGGCGAATACCTGCAGGGCGCGTTCTACCTCGGCTCGCCCGAGTTCTACGCCTGGTTGCGCGAGATGGCGCCGGAGGCGCGCGCCGGCATCGGCATGCACCGGATCAGCGCGATCAACCAGCTCTACGGCGACGAAGCGCTGCGCCGCCTGCAGCGGCGCGAGGCGCGTTTCTTCAACTCCTGCATGATGGCCACCGCGCTCGGCGCGGCGGTGTCCGATGCACTGGACGACGGCCGCGTGGTGTCGGGCGTCGGTGGCCAGTACAACTTCGTGGCGATGGCGCATGCGCTGGACGACGCGCGCAGCGTGCTGATGTTCCGCGCCACCCGTGGCGAAGGGAAGGCGCTGCAGTCCAACCTGCGCTGGAACTACGGCCACACCACCATCCCGCGCCACCTGCGCGACCTCTATATCAACGAGTACGGCATCGCCGACCTGCGCGGCCTGACCGACGAGGATTGCGTGACCACGATGACCGGCCTGGCCGACGCGGCGTTCCAGCCGGCCTTGCTGCAGCAGGCCAGGCAGGCGCGCAAGCTCGGCGCCGCGTTCGTCGCGCCGGCGCACTGGCAGCGCAACACGGCCGAGCGGGTCCGCGCCGCGCTGGCGCCGTTCCGTGCCGACGGCACCCTGCCCGACTATCCGCTGGGCAGCGACTTCACCGCGGTCGAGCAGCGCCTGCTGCGCGCGCTGGCCTGGCTCAAGCGCAGCACGGCAGGCCGCGGCGCCAGGCTCGCCACCGTGGCGCGCGCGCTGCTGTCGCGCGAGGCCGGCGATGCGGCGTGCCTGCAGCGCATGGCGCTGGAGGCGCCGCGCGGGCTCGGCGAGCGCGTGCAGGCGCGGCTGCTGGCCTACGCGCTGCGGCGGACCGCGGCGGGCTGA